From the genome of Penaeus monodon isolate SGIC_2016 chromosome 16, NSTDA_Pmon_1, whole genome shotgun sequence, one region includes:
- the LOC119583013 gene encoding uncharacterized protein LOC119583013: protein MVNSRKKRPWKKEKGPKCFQKMMIVWSEERVMKRKKKLIRKVLNEIRENPDKIPPNPRYNDRRKVKAATMKVNKVIALIRTESITETNIVLRAAGNVVAEMVGHKIMNPKESRTPHWRIRILEKQKALCKDLGQLNRMKRNELQNEGTISKLERKYRIVEKGIDMVHEEVQQRLVAILAKLERYDNRTEQYRQNRLFESNQKKLFEELDRVEKQTVVPDAEESTRFWSDIWDKPVKHKDNPEWLRNVEEEARAHQLDRCLQENNVPSWMVTGKTLLCVKELEKGIANFRPIACLPLLWKLLTGILAEELHEHLEQSNILPWEQKGCRKGSRGTKDQLLIDKMIVKNCKIRLTSLAVAWIDYRKAYDMVPHSWIEKCMNMFGVAVNVRSFISESMKHWNTELNAGQNRLGNVKIKRGIFQGDSLSHSCL from the exons ATGGTGAACAGCAGGAAGAAGAGGccctggaagaaagagaagggaccaAAGTGTTTccagaagatgatgatagtgtggTCAGAAGAGCgtgtgatgaagaggaaaaaaaagttgataagaaAAGTATTGAATGAGATCAGAGAAAACCCAGACAAGATCCCACCAAATCCCAGATACAATGACAGAAGAAAGGTAAAAGCAGCTACAATGAAGGTTAACAAGGTTATAGCTCTTATCAGAACTGAATCAATAACGGAAACAAACATAGTCTTACGGGCAGCAGGTAATGTTGTTGCTGAGATGGTGGGGCACAAAATCATGAATCCAAAGGAAAGCAGGACACCACATTGGAGGAtaagaattttggaaaaacagAAGGCACTATGCAAGGATTTaggacagttaaatagaatgaaaagaaatgagttgCAAAATGAGGGTACCATATCAAAGCTTGAAAGGAAATATCGCATAGTAGAAAAAGGTATTGATATGGTCCATGAAGAAGTACAACAGAGGTTAGTTGCTATTTTGGCAAAGCTTGAAAGATATGACAATAGGACAGAGCAGTACAGACAGAATCGCTTGTTTGAATCAAATCAAAAGAAATTGTTTGAGGAATTAGACAGAGTAGAAAAACAAACGGTGGTGCCTGATGCAGAGGAAAGTACTCGCTTTTGGAGTGACATATGGGACAAACCAGTAAAACATAAAGACAATCCGGAATGGCTGAGAAATGTGGAGGAAGAGGCTAGGG CACATCAACTTGACAGGTGTCTCCAAGAAAATAACGTGCCGTCATGGATGGTCACTGGGAAAACATTACTGTGTGTGAAAGAACTGGAGAAAGGAATAGCAAATTTCAGGCCCATCGCATGTTTACCTCTGTTGtggaaattgctgacagggatcttAGCGGAAGAACTGCATGAACATCTTGAGCAATCAAACATATTACCTTGGGAACAAAAGGGATGTAGAAAAGGAAGCCGAGGGACAAAAGACCAACTACtcattgataaaatgatagtgaaaaattgTAAGATACGCTTAACATCACTGGCTGTTGCATGGATTGACTATCGCAAAGCATATGACATGGTGCCCCACAGTTGGATAGAgaagtgtatgaatatgtttggAGTAGCAGTGAATGTCAGGTCCTTCATAAGCGAATCAATGAAACATTGGAACACAGAGCTGAATGCGGGCCAAAATAGACttggaaatgtgaaaataaagcgaGGAATTTTTCAGGGGGATAGCCTATCCCACTCCTgtttgtaa